The Ovis aries strain OAR_USU_Benz2616 breed Rambouillet chromosome 11, ARS-UI_Ramb_v3.0, whole genome shotgun sequence genome window below encodes:
- the MRPL27 gene encoding large ribosomal subunit protein bL27m, which yields MALAVLAWRTRTSVTALLSPPQAAALAVRYASKKTGGSSKNLGGKSPGKRFGIKKMEGHYVHAGNILATQRHFRWHPGAHVGLGKKKCLYALEEGVVRYTKEVYVPNPSNSEAVDLVTRLPEGAVLYKTFVHVVPAKPEGTFKLVAML from the exons TTACAGCCCTGCTGAGCCCTCCTCAGGCTGCAGCTCTTGCTGTCAGATATGCATCCAAGAAGACAGGTGGCAGCTCCAAGAACCTTGGTGGAAAGTCTCCAGGCAAACGCTTTGGCATCAAGAAAATGGAGG GTCACTATGTTCATGCTGGCAACATCCTTGCGACTCAGCGCCACTTCCGCTGGCACCCAGGTGCCCAT GTGGGGCTGGGAAAGAAGAAATGCCTgtatgccctggaggagggggtaGTCCGCTACACTAAGGAGGTCTACGTGCCCAATCCCAGCAACTCGGAGGCTGTGGATCTGGTCACCAGGCTGCCCGAAGGGGCTGTGCTCTACAAGACTTTTGTCCACGTGGTTCCTGCCAAGCCTGAGGGCACCTTCAAACTGGTAGCTATGCTTTGA
- the XYLT2 gene encoding xylosyltransferase 2 isoform X1: protein MVASARVQKLVRRYKLAIATALAILLLQGLVVWSFSVLEDDEPGEKGRQKKPRPLDPSEGSKDTDSSAGRRGSAGRRHARWRGRAESPGVPVAKVVRAVTSRHRTGRRIPPSPPPEAPGRQNLSGAAAEEALVGAAGFPHGDTGSVEGAPQPTDNSFTPKCEIVGKDALSALARASSKQCQQEIANVVCLHQAGSLMPKAVPRHCQRAGKMSPGIPWDEVRAQQPMDGPPVRIAYMLVVHGRAIRQLKRLLKAVYHKQHFFYVHVDERSNYLHREVVELARQYENVRVTPWRMVTIWGGASLLRMYLRSMQDLLEVPGWAWDFFINLSATDYPTRTNEELVAFLSKNRDKNFLKSHGRDNSRFIKKQGLDRLFHECDSHMWRLGERQIPAGIVVDGGSDWFVLTRSFVEYVVYTDDPLVAQLRQFYTYTLLPAESFFHTVLENSPACESLVDNNLRVTNWNRKLGCKCQYKHIVDWCGCSPNDFKPQDFLRLQQVSRPTFFARKFESTVNQEVLEILDFHLYGSYPPGTPALKAYWENTYDVADGPSGLSDVMLTAYTAFARLSLRHITTAASPLANLLCRFEPRGLPSSVHLYFYDDHFQGYLVTQAVQSSAQGPAETLEMWLMPQGSLKLLGHSDQASRLQSLEVGTEWDPKERLFRNFGGLLGPLDEPVAMQRWARGPNLTVTVVWIDPTYVVAASYDIVVDAETEVMQYKPPLSRPLRPGAWTVRLLQFWEPLGETRFLVLPLTFNRKLPLRKDDASWLHAGPPHNEYMEQSFQGLSGILNLPQPEPAEEAARLHAELTGPALEAWTDGELSSFWSVAGVCAMGPSACPSLELCRLTSWSSLSPDPKSELGPVKADGRLR, encoded by the exons AAAGGAAGGCAGAAGAAGCCACGGCCGCTCGACCCTAGTGAAGGCTCCAAGGACACAGACAGTTCAGCTGGGCGGCGGGGCAGCGCAGGCAGAAGGCATGCGCGCTGGCGGGGCCGTGCCGAGAGCCCTGGTGTGCCCGTGGCCAAGGTGGTACGGGCAGTAACTAGCCGGCACAGAACTGGCCGGCGGAtcccccccagcccacccccagagGCCCCAGGCCGCCAGAACCTGAGCGGGGCAGCAGCTGAGGAAGCGCTGGTTGGGGCGGCTGGCTTCCCACATGGAGACACAGGGAGTGTGGAGGGCGCCCCCCAGCCCACAGACAACAGCTTCACACCCAAATGTGAGATCGTTGGCAAGGATGCTCTATCTGCACTGGCCCGGGCCAGCTCCAAGCAGTGCCAGCAGGAGATCGCCAACGTGGTGTGCCTGCACCAGGCCGGGAGCCTCATGCCCAAGGCTGTGCCCCGGCACTGCCAGCGGGCTG GAAAGATGAGCCCTGGCATCCCATGGGATGAGGTCCGGGCCCAGCAGCCCATGGATGGCCCCCCAGTACGAATTGCCTACATGCTGGTGGTTCATGGCCGTGCCATCCGCCAGCTGAAGCGTCTCCTCAAGGCTGTGTACCACAAGCAGCACTTCTTCTATGTCCATGTGGACGAG CGCTCCAACTACCTGCACCGAGAGGTAGTGGAGCTGGCCCGGCAGTATGAAAACGTGCGGGTAACGCCCTGGCGCATGGTCACCATCTGGGGCGGGGCCAGCCTGCTGAGGATGTATCTGCGGAGCATGCAGGACCTGCTGGAGGTGCCCGGCTGGGCCTGGGACTTCTTCATCAACCTCAGTGCCACTGACTACCCGACAAG GACCAATGAGGAGTTGGTGGCTTTCCTGTCCAAGAACCGGGACAAGAATTTCCTCAAGTCTCATGGCCGGGACAACTCCAG GTTCATCAAGAAACAGGGCCTGGACCGGCTCTTCCATGAGTGCGATTCGCACATGTGGCGTCTGGGCGAGCGGCAGATCCCAGCAGGCATTGTGGTGGACGGCGGCTCGGACTGGTTCGTGCTGACTCGCAGCTTTGTAGAGTATGTGGTGTACACAGACGACCCGCTTGTGGCCCAGCTACGCCAGTTCTACACGTACACGCTGCTCCCAGCCGAG TCCTTCTTTCACACGGTGCTGGAGAACAGCCCAGCCTGCGAGAGCCTCGTGGACAACAACCTGCGGGTCACCAACTGGAACCGCAAGCTGGGCTGCAAGTGCCAGTACAAGCACATCGTGGACTGGTGCGGCTGCTCGCCCAACGACTTCAAGCCGCAGGACTTCCTACGGCTGCAG CAAGTCTCCAGACCCACCTTCTTCGCCCGCAAGTTTGAGTCCACTGTGAACCAGGAGGTACTGGAAATCCTGGACTTCCACCTATATGGCAGCTACCCCCCCGGCACCCCAGCCCTCAAGGCCTACTGGGAGAATACCTATGACGTGGCTGATGGCCCCAGTGGGCTCAGCGATGTCATGCTCACTGCTTACACCGCTTTTGCCCGCCTCAGCCTGCGCCACATCACCACTGCTGCGTCCCCCCTGGCCAACCTACTCTGCAG GTTTGAGCCCAGGGGCTTGCCGTCCAGCGTGCACCTGTATTTCTATGACGACCATTTCCAGGGCTACTTGGTGACGCAGGCGGTGCAGTCCTCAGCCCAGGGGCCGGCAGAGACGCTTGAGATGTGGCTGATGCCCCAGGGGTCGCTGAAGCTGTTGGGGCACAGTGACCAGGCCAGCCGGCTCCAGAGTTTGGAG GTTGGCACCGAGTGGGACCCCAAAGAGCGTCTCTTCCGGAACTTTGGGGGGTTGCTGGGGCCGCTGGACGAGCCTGTGGCCATGCAGCGCTGGGCCCGGGGCCCCAACCTCACAGTCACCGTGGTGTGGATCGACCCCACCTACGTGGTGGCCGCATCTTATGACATCGTGGTAGACGCGGAGACGGAGGTCATGCAGTACAAACCCCCACTGAGCCGGCCCCTGCGGCCAGGGGCCTGGACTGTTCGACTGCTTCAGTTCTGGGAACCTCTGGGTGAGACCCGCTTCCTCGTGCTGCCCTTGACCTTCAACCGCAAACTACCTCTCAGGAAAG ATGATGCCAGCTGGCTGCACGCTGGGCCACCCCACAACGAATATATGGAACAGAGTTTCCAGGGCCTGAGTGGCATTCTGAACCTGCCTCAGCCAGAGCCCGCGGAGGAGGCTGCCCGACTACATGCAGAACTCACGGGCCCGGCGCTGGAGGCCTGGACAGATGGGGAACTAAGCAGCTTCTGGTCTGTGGCCGGAGTGTGTGCCATGGGCCCCTCCGCCTGTCCCTCCCTGGAGCTCTGCAGACTGACCAGCTGGAGCTCTCTGTCCCCGGACCCCAAATCGGAGCTGGGGCCTGTCAAAGCAGATGGGCGACTCAGGTAG
- the XYLT2 gene encoding xylosyltransferase 2 isoform X3, with translation MVASARVQKLVRRYKLAIATALAILLLQGLVVWSFSVLEDDEPGEKGRQKKPRPLDPSEGSKDTDSSAGRRGSAGRRHARWRGRAESPGVPVAKVVRAVTSRHRTGRRIPPSPPPEAPGRQNLSGAAAEEALVGAAGFPHGDTGSVEGAPQPTDNSFTPKCEIVGKDALSALARASSKQCQQEIANVVCLHQAGSLMPKAVPRHCQRAGKMSPGIPWDEVRAQQPMDGPPVRIAYMLVVHGRAIRQLKRLLKAVYHKQHFFYVHVDERSNYLHREVVELARQYENVRVTPWRMVTIWGGASLLRMYLRSMQDLLEVPGWAWDFFINLSATDYPTRTNEELVAFLSKNRDKNFLKSHGRDNSRFIKKQGLDRLFHECDSHMWRLGERQIPAGIVVDGGSDWFVLTRSFVEYVVYTDDPLVAQLRQFYTYTLLPAESFFHTVLENSPACESLVDNNLRVTNWNRKLGCKCQYKHIVDWCGCSPNDFKPQDFLRLQPAPHHHCCVPPGQPTLQVGTEWDPKERLFRNFGGLLGPLDEPVAMQRWARGPNLTVTVVWIDPTYVVAASYDIVVDAETEVMQYKPPLSRPLRPGAWTVRLLQFWEPLGETRFLVLPLTFNRKLPLRKDDASWLHAGPPHNEYMEQSFQGLSGILNLPQPEPAEEAARLHAELTGPALEAWTDGELSSFWSVAGVCAMGPSACPSLELCRLTSWSSLSPDPKSELGPVKADGRLR, from the exons AAAGGAAGGCAGAAGAAGCCACGGCCGCTCGACCCTAGTGAAGGCTCCAAGGACACAGACAGTTCAGCTGGGCGGCGGGGCAGCGCAGGCAGAAGGCATGCGCGCTGGCGGGGCCGTGCCGAGAGCCCTGGTGTGCCCGTGGCCAAGGTGGTACGGGCAGTAACTAGCCGGCACAGAACTGGCCGGCGGAtcccccccagcccacccccagagGCCCCAGGCCGCCAGAACCTGAGCGGGGCAGCAGCTGAGGAAGCGCTGGTTGGGGCGGCTGGCTTCCCACATGGAGACACAGGGAGTGTGGAGGGCGCCCCCCAGCCCACAGACAACAGCTTCACACCCAAATGTGAGATCGTTGGCAAGGATGCTCTATCTGCACTGGCCCGGGCCAGCTCCAAGCAGTGCCAGCAGGAGATCGCCAACGTGGTGTGCCTGCACCAGGCCGGGAGCCTCATGCCCAAGGCTGTGCCCCGGCACTGCCAGCGGGCTG GAAAGATGAGCCCTGGCATCCCATGGGATGAGGTCCGGGCCCAGCAGCCCATGGATGGCCCCCCAGTACGAATTGCCTACATGCTGGTGGTTCATGGCCGTGCCATCCGCCAGCTGAAGCGTCTCCTCAAGGCTGTGTACCACAAGCAGCACTTCTTCTATGTCCATGTGGACGAG CGCTCCAACTACCTGCACCGAGAGGTAGTGGAGCTGGCCCGGCAGTATGAAAACGTGCGGGTAACGCCCTGGCGCATGGTCACCATCTGGGGCGGGGCCAGCCTGCTGAGGATGTATCTGCGGAGCATGCAGGACCTGCTGGAGGTGCCCGGCTGGGCCTGGGACTTCTTCATCAACCTCAGTGCCACTGACTACCCGACAAG GACCAATGAGGAGTTGGTGGCTTTCCTGTCCAAGAACCGGGACAAGAATTTCCTCAAGTCTCATGGCCGGGACAACTCCAG GTTCATCAAGAAACAGGGCCTGGACCGGCTCTTCCATGAGTGCGATTCGCACATGTGGCGTCTGGGCGAGCGGCAGATCCCAGCAGGCATTGTGGTGGACGGCGGCTCGGACTGGTTCGTGCTGACTCGCAGCTTTGTAGAGTATGTGGTGTACACAGACGACCCGCTTGTGGCCCAGCTACGCCAGTTCTACACGTACACGCTGCTCCCAGCCGAG TCCTTCTTTCACACGGTGCTGGAGAACAGCCCAGCCTGCGAGAGCCTCGTGGACAACAACCTGCGGGTCACCAACTGGAACCGCAAGCTGGGCTGCAAGTGCCAGTACAAGCACATCGTGGACTGGTGCGGCTGCTCGCCCAACGACTTCAAGCCGCAGGACTTCCTACGGCTGCAG CCTGCGCCACATCACCACTGCTGCGTCCCCCCTGGCCAACCTACTCTGCAG GTTGGCACCGAGTGGGACCCCAAAGAGCGTCTCTTCCGGAACTTTGGGGGGTTGCTGGGGCCGCTGGACGAGCCTGTGGCCATGCAGCGCTGGGCCCGGGGCCCCAACCTCACAGTCACCGTGGTGTGGATCGACCCCACCTACGTGGTGGCCGCATCTTATGACATCGTGGTAGACGCGGAGACGGAGGTCATGCAGTACAAACCCCCACTGAGCCGGCCCCTGCGGCCAGGGGCCTGGACTGTTCGACTGCTTCAGTTCTGGGAACCTCTGGGTGAGACCCGCTTCCTCGTGCTGCCCTTGACCTTCAACCGCAAACTACCTCTCAGGAAAG ATGATGCCAGCTGGCTGCACGCTGGGCCACCCCACAACGAATATATGGAACAGAGTTTCCAGGGCCTGAGTGGCATTCTGAACCTGCCTCAGCCAGAGCCCGCGGAGGAGGCTGCCCGACTACATGCAGAACTCACGGGCCCGGCGCTGGAGGCCTGGACAGATGGGGAACTAAGCAGCTTCTGGTCTGTGGCCGGAGTGTGTGCCATGGGCCCCTCCGCCTGTCCCTCCCTGGAGCTCTGCAGACTGACCAGCTGGAGCTCTCTGTCCCCGGACCCCAAATCGGAGCTGGGGCCTGTCAAAGCAGATGGGCGACTCAGGTAG
- the XYLT2 gene encoding xylosyltransferase 2 isoform X2 has protein sequence MVASARVQKLVRRYKLAIATALAILLLQGLVVWSFSVLEDDEPGEKGRQKKPRPLDPSEGSKDTDSSAGRRGSAGRRHARWRGRAESPGVPVAKVVRAVTSRHRTGRRIPPSPPPEAPGRQNLSGAAAEEALVGAAGFPHGDTGSVEGAPQPTDNSFTPKCEIVGKDALSALARASSKQCQQEIANVVCLHQAGSLMPKAVPRHCQRAGKMSPGIPWDEVRAQQPMDGPPVRIAYMLVVHGRAIRQLKRLLKAVYHKQHFFYVHVDERSNYLHREVVELARQYENVRVTPWRMVTIWGGASLLRMYLRSMQDLLEVPGWAWDFFINLSATDYPTRTNEELVAFLSKNRDKNFLKSHGRDNSRFIKKQGLDRLFHECDSHMWRLGERQIPAGIVVDGGSDWFVLTRSFVEYVVYTDDPLVAQLRQFYTYTLLPAESFFHTVLENSPACESLVDNNLRVTNWNRKLGCKCQYKHIVDWCGCSPNDFKPQDFLRLQPAPHHHCCVPPGQPTLQGYLVTQAVQSSAQGPAETLEMWLMPQGSLKLLGHSDQASRLQSLEVGTEWDPKERLFRNFGGLLGPLDEPVAMQRWARGPNLTVTVVWIDPTYVVAASYDIVVDAETEVMQYKPPLSRPLRPGAWTVRLLQFWEPLGETRFLVLPLTFNRKLPLRKDDASWLHAGPPHNEYMEQSFQGLSGILNLPQPEPAEEAARLHAELTGPALEAWTDGELSSFWSVAGVCAMGPSACPSLELCRLTSWSSLSPDPKSELGPVKADGRLR, from the exons AAAGGAAGGCAGAAGAAGCCACGGCCGCTCGACCCTAGTGAAGGCTCCAAGGACACAGACAGTTCAGCTGGGCGGCGGGGCAGCGCAGGCAGAAGGCATGCGCGCTGGCGGGGCCGTGCCGAGAGCCCTGGTGTGCCCGTGGCCAAGGTGGTACGGGCAGTAACTAGCCGGCACAGAACTGGCCGGCGGAtcccccccagcccacccccagagGCCCCAGGCCGCCAGAACCTGAGCGGGGCAGCAGCTGAGGAAGCGCTGGTTGGGGCGGCTGGCTTCCCACATGGAGACACAGGGAGTGTGGAGGGCGCCCCCCAGCCCACAGACAACAGCTTCACACCCAAATGTGAGATCGTTGGCAAGGATGCTCTATCTGCACTGGCCCGGGCCAGCTCCAAGCAGTGCCAGCAGGAGATCGCCAACGTGGTGTGCCTGCACCAGGCCGGGAGCCTCATGCCCAAGGCTGTGCCCCGGCACTGCCAGCGGGCTG GAAAGATGAGCCCTGGCATCCCATGGGATGAGGTCCGGGCCCAGCAGCCCATGGATGGCCCCCCAGTACGAATTGCCTACATGCTGGTGGTTCATGGCCGTGCCATCCGCCAGCTGAAGCGTCTCCTCAAGGCTGTGTACCACAAGCAGCACTTCTTCTATGTCCATGTGGACGAG CGCTCCAACTACCTGCACCGAGAGGTAGTGGAGCTGGCCCGGCAGTATGAAAACGTGCGGGTAACGCCCTGGCGCATGGTCACCATCTGGGGCGGGGCCAGCCTGCTGAGGATGTATCTGCGGAGCATGCAGGACCTGCTGGAGGTGCCCGGCTGGGCCTGGGACTTCTTCATCAACCTCAGTGCCACTGACTACCCGACAAG GACCAATGAGGAGTTGGTGGCTTTCCTGTCCAAGAACCGGGACAAGAATTTCCTCAAGTCTCATGGCCGGGACAACTCCAG GTTCATCAAGAAACAGGGCCTGGACCGGCTCTTCCATGAGTGCGATTCGCACATGTGGCGTCTGGGCGAGCGGCAGATCCCAGCAGGCATTGTGGTGGACGGCGGCTCGGACTGGTTCGTGCTGACTCGCAGCTTTGTAGAGTATGTGGTGTACACAGACGACCCGCTTGTGGCCCAGCTACGCCAGTTCTACACGTACACGCTGCTCCCAGCCGAG TCCTTCTTTCACACGGTGCTGGAGAACAGCCCAGCCTGCGAGAGCCTCGTGGACAACAACCTGCGGGTCACCAACTGGAACCGCAAGCTGGGCTGCAAGTGCCAGTACAAGCACATCGTGGACTGGTGCGGCTGCTCGCCCAACGACTTCAAGCCGCAGGACTTCCTACGGCTGCAG CCTGCGCCACATCACCACTGCTGCGTCCCCCCTGGCCAACCTACTCTGCAG GGCTACTTGGTGACGCAGGCGGTGCAGTCCTCAGCCCAGGGGCCGGCAGAGACGCTTGAGATGTGGCTGATGCCCCAGGGGTCGCTGAAGCTGTTGGGGCACAGTGACCAGGCCAGCCGGCTCCAGAGTTTGGAG GTTGGCACCGAGTGGGACCCCAAAGAGCGTCTCTTCCGGAACTTTGGGGGGTTGCTGGGGCCGCTGGACGAGCCTGTGGCCATGCAGCGCTGGGCCCGGGGCCCCAACCTCACAGTCACCGTGGTGTGGATCGACCCCACCTACGTGGTGGCCGCATCTTATGACATCGTGGTAGACGCGGAGACGGAGGTCATGCAGTACAAACCCCCACTGAGCCGGCCCCTGCGGCCAGGGGCCTGGACTGTTCGACTGCTTCAGTTCTGGGAACCTCTGGGTGAGACCCGCTTCCTCGTGCTGCCCTTGACCTTCAACCGCAAACTACCTCTCAGGAAAG ATGATGCCAGCTGGCTGCACGCTGGGCCACCCCACAACGAATATATGGAACAGAGTTTCCAGGGCCTGAGTGGCATTCTGAACCTGCCTCAGCCAGAGCCCGCGGAGGAGGCTGCCCGACTACATGCAGAACTCACGGGCCCGGCGCTGGAGGCCTGGACAGATGGGGAACTAAGCAGCTTCTGGTCTGTGGCCGGAGTGTGTGCCATGGGCCCCTCCGCCTGTCCCTCCCTGGAGCTCTGCAGACTGACCAGCTGGAGCTCTCTGTCCCCGGACCCCAAATCGGAGCTGGGGCCTGTCAAAGCAGATGGGCGACTCAGGTAG